One stretch of Coleofasciculus sp. FACHB-T130 DNA includes these proteins:
- a CDS encoding transposase, which yields LKQYRALATRYDKLAESFLGGIYLAATVIWLN from the coding sequence ACTCAAACAGTATCGAGCGCTCGCTACACGCTACGACAAGCTGGCGGAGAGTTTCCTGGGCGGTATTTATCTAGCTGCTACGGTCATCTGGCTTAATTGA